The Imtechella halotolerans DNA window TTGTCTGTTCTCGACTAAAATTTGAACAATAGCAGTTGCCCTCTTCGTAGATAAATCCCAATTATCATTAATTGTACCTGAAGACTTATAAGGTACATCATCTGTATGACCTTCAATAAGAACATTAATATCTGGATTTTGAGAAAGCACTTGACCCAATTGCTGAACAGCTTTACGACCTTCAACACCAACAGCCCAACTACCAGAATTAAACAACAATTTATTCTCCATAGACACATACACCTTTCCGTCTCGCTGCTCTATGGTAAGGCCTTTTCCCTCAAAATCTAATAGGGCCTTAGATAATGCATCCTTTAGATTCTTCATAGCAGCATCTTTACTGGCTATTAAATGTTCAAGTTCGTCAACTCTACGAGAACGTGCATCTAACTGCTGACGTAATTCGTTTAGTCTATTATTTTCCTTTTCTAACTGCTCTAATAACTCTCTATTTTTCTTAGCATTATCCGTTAAAGCAGCGTTGCTATTCTTTTCCAACGCATCATAAGACATTTGAAGATTTCTAATATTAGCCTCCATGGCAACCAAATCCTGCTTCAACCTGTCACGTTCTGCAATTGCCTTAGAATATTCAGCATTCAAAGCATCTAGCTGATTAGACAACTCATTTTTATCCGCTAGTAAATTCTCATTAGAATCTACCAACTGGTTTCGTTCTTCTTTTAGTGCGGCATACCGACTTTCCAAATCTTTATACACCTTTGAAGAAACACATGATGACATCAACAATGTCAACATAGCTCCGGACACAAGTAATCTCTTCATTTAAAAAAAATTTAGTGACATCCACATTTATATGGAACTGCTCATTAGATTCATATACCTTAAAACTTCAATACAAAACCTAGAAACCGGCATGCAAATCAAGTTCAACAAGAACAGGGCAATGATCGCTGTGTTTTGCATCTGGCAATATAACGGCCCTTTTCAGCTTTTCTTGTAGTGGGATTGAAACCATATTATAATCAATACGCCACCCTTTGT harbors:
- a CDS encoding OmpA/MotB family protein gives rise to the protein MKRLLVSGAMLTLLMSSCVSSKVYKDLESRYAALKEERNQLVDSNENLLADKNELSNQLDALNAEYSKAIAERDRLKQDLVAMEANIRNLQMSYDALEKNSNAALTDNAKKNRELLEQLEKENNRLNELRQQLDARSRRVDELEHLIASKDAAMKNLKDALSKALLDFEGKGLTIEQRDGKVYVSMENKLLFNSGSWAVGVEGRKAVQQLGQVLSQNPDINVLIEGHTDDVPYKSSGTINDNWDLSTKRATAIVQILVENRQINPNNLTAAGRGEYAPISTNSTADGKARNRRIEVILTPKLDEVSKLLNQI